In the genome of Candidatus Goldiibacteriota bacterium, the window TGGTATATAGGCTCTGCCGTAGAACCGGATTCAATCGCGTCAAACAGCGTTAAATTGTGGTATATGCCTGTTGACGCTTCTGAATTTGATCCGGACTCCGCGGTACTTGTGGGTACACTGTTGTCGGATTTAACGCAGACATCAGGAAACAATAACTGGTGGTATGGCAGTTTTAATTTTGTCGTGTCAGATAATTCAGGATTATGGGTGACAGTTGATATCTCATCATCGCCGGGCCAGGGTACCGTTGAATTTCAGGGCGAAAGCATTGCGTTTAATTCAGGGGTATCCGATATAAATTCCCTTCCCGTTTCACCGCCTGTAATGCTTATAACCCAAACCACTCCTGCCGAAACTCTGGAAATAACGCACGAAGCGGGCTCAATGCAGCCTTCCGTTTCAACAGGCCAGGAAAATATAATACCTTTTTCCTTTAAACTATATAACGCTTCAGGGCCAAATTCCGCGCCTATAGTTGCCGCAGGCCTTACTTTAACCGTTCAGACTTTCTCGCCTTTGGGTGTCACGCTTGCCCCGTCAACAATCATTCAGTCAATAAAACTTCAGGACAAAAATTCCGGCACGGTTTACGGCTCGGTATCAGGCTTATCAATACCGTCTTCTGCAAGCCCGGTTGAAATACCGCTTTCACTTCTTAACATTCCGGCGGAAACAACCATTACCGCAAACGTGGTAATAAGCGCGGTTTCATCAACCCTGACCGCCGGTACAAACTTTATCATTTCACTTAACGAGCCGTCTTCTTTCCTTGCTTATGATTTTTACACACTAAAAAACGTCACGGTTGCGGCTTCGGCATCAGATTCAACCGGTTTTCCCATGCATTCAAACTTTGCCACACTGCAGAAAAACTGCGGCGAAATAACAGCTTCATTTACCGATATAATCCCGCTTACCATTAACGAAGGCCAGGTCAACGTGCCGCTTGTAAAAATAATCCTTAACAACCCCGGCAACTCACTTACGGCTTCAGGACAGGTTTATAACCTGAAACTGCAGGTGGCAGATAATTCCGGCGCCCCCATTGTACCTTCCTCTCTTTTTTCAAAGATATCTGTAACCGACCTTTCCGGGACGATTATTTACGGCATAAAAGACTCCACAATTGAATCTTCCGGAAACATAATAAACATCCCTCTTATTAACGCAATTGGAATTCCGTCAGCGTCTTCGGCCACAGTAACAGTAAGGGCCAATATAAGTTCTTCAACAGCCGCGGATGATTTTAAAATTATAATCACCGCGGGTACAGATATTCTGGCGCGCGACATAAATTCATTCTCTCCGGCTTCTGTCACATCAGTTACATCGGTTTACACATCGCCTTCCGCTCTGCTTTCCAGTTCACTTAAAGCCGGCGCGGAAGCTTTGATGCCAAAAACAATTTATGCCGGACAGACAGGCGTTCAGATAATGCGCGTATCGCTTTCATCCCCGCTTTCATTCGGGGAAGGCAACACAATAATGGCTTACGGCATCACGCTTACCGCGCGCGATATAAACGGCAGCCCGGTTATCGCGGACTCTTTCCTGTCCGTAATCAGAACTTCAGTCTATTCCCCTTCAGTTTCTGATTCAGCCCAGATAACAGCGCCTTCATCAGACACTATATACATACCATTTTCATCGCCTCTGCCTTTAACATCATCCGCAATAACAACAATCACAATTACCGGCGATATTAAAACAAACGCGGCAGCCGGAAATATAAACTTTGTGCTTAACGCTTCCGGAATAGGAGTCTATCAGTTCAGCGACCCTTCAAAACCGGTTGCAGTGTCAGCCGTAACCGGACAGTCTTTCCCCATGAATTCCGGCACCGGCACCATAGCCGGCACGGCTGAAAAGCTGTCTTTTTCAACATACCCCAACCCTTTCAGGCCGGGGACAAAAGCACTGCTTTCTTTTTATCTTAATTCCGATTCAACAGTCACTATTAAAATATACGACCTTGCGGGACGGGTTGTCAGGACAATAATGGAAAATAACATACTGCCCGCGGGCGCCCGTGAAACAGACTTCTGGGATGGCAAAGACAACAACGGCAAAATGGTGCTGGCAGGCACATATCTTGCCAAAATAGAAGCGGTGTCCGGCGGAAAGACCAGGACCGAAACCAAAAAAATAACGTTAATAAAATAACGGGGAGTCAAACATGAAAACAAAAAAACTTATCGTTCCTGCGTTAATAATACTTGCTATATTGCCTTCGTCGCTTTTTTCCAACACCCTGTCATTCTTTAATGACATAAGCGCCAAAAACTCCTCCCTTTCCGAAAGCGGCGCGGCTTTTTCCAAAGAAGCTTTTTCTTCTTTTGTTAATCCTGCCGGCCTTGCGCTGCTGGAAAGACAGTCTGTATCACTTTCTTTTTATAATCTATTTGAAGGTTCTTACATAAGCGCTGTTTCTTACGCGCTGCCTCTTTTAGAAGCCGGCACAGTTTCCATATCCGGGCTTCTGCTTGACGCCGGAAAAATAGAAGAACGCGATATAAACAACATAGTAACAGGCGAATTCAGCGATTCATATAAATCAGTACTGCTGTCATACGCTTATACCCTTTTTCACAATTACAGCGCGGGCGTGACCGTAAAGTATTTAAACCATGATTTTTACGGCATATCCGCGTCAGGATACGGATTGGATTTGGGGGCGCTTGTAAAACTTCCATACGATATACGCCTTGCCGCAGGTATTATAAATATTGTCAAACCTGTCCTTTCGTACAATTCTTCATCGTCAGATACCCTTCCTTTGGAGTACCGCGCTTCACTGGGTTATGAAATACCCGTAATAGAAGATATCCGGGGGCGGCTTCAGCTTACAGCCGGCCTTTCAAAAGAAGAATTCAGCCCCGATACGCAGTGGTCGGCAGGCGCGTCATATTCGGCATATGGAATAGGTTCTGTTTCAGGCGGAATAAATTCAGAGGGCTTTTCCGCGGGCGCTTCAATAACACTTTTTGGGTTTACGGCGGATTACGCGTACGTGAAAATGCCGTATGATTTTTCGCACAGGTTTGTGCTGTCATGCGGTTTCGGCGATGATATCAGGGCGGCCGAAAACAGAATCAAAGACCAGAAAGAAAAATTAAGGTCTGAACTTGTGACAAAAATAAAAACAGAAACCCTTGAGACCCTCAAAACCGATATGGAAAAAGCTTTGTATTCACAGGACTATGAAGCCGCCGCGGCATCCGTTGAAAAAGCGCTGGCATGGGAACCCTCAAACGCGTTCTTCACCGCAAAGAAAGAGGAAATTGCCGGGCTTTCAAGAAGAAAACAACTGTCATCATTATTTGTGGAAGCCGATAAACTTATAGAAGACAAACTGTATATTGACGCCATGGTATCGCTTAAAAGCATTCTGGACCTGGACCCCAACAACAGTATCGCATGGAAAAAATTCCGCGACACGCAGGAAATAGTAAGAAAACTGGGGCAGGAAAATATTGTTCAGGAACAGAAAAATCGGGCTGTAATCCAGAAAAACTTTGACGCCGGCCTTGACCAGTATACGGCCGGAAATTACGCGGATGCCATTGAACAGTGGGACAAAGTTATAAAAGCCTCCCCGCTTCAGCGCCAGGTATATAATTACATAAAAAGCGCGCAGGAAAAAATCCGTAAAGTTGAAGTCAAAGCGGAAAAACAGAAGTCTGAACGCGAAAAAACCATTTCAACGCTTTACAACAAAGCGGTTCTGCAGTACACAAAAGGGGAATTTCAGGAATCAATGAAAACGTGGCAGCAGCTGCTTGAAATTGACCCTGAAAATACGGACGCTAAAAATAACATTAAAAAGATAGCGGAAGAATTTAAGAAGTTACAGCAGCAGGAACTGGGCTGGTAACGTTTAAGTTTCAGCCGGCAAAAGCCGCGAAAAAACGCGCTGCCGCTTTATACATATAGGCAAATTTACCGGGAATATCCTTTAGAAATTCCAGGTAATTTACCTTTTCAGACAAAAGGGAAAATATCAGCGCAATAACAAATATGTTCATCAGATACACAAAAGACAGCGAAAAAAATATATTGCTGTCTTCATGAAAATCGCTCTGCGCGGTCTTCATGGAATAAAGGGTAAGGGCTATATGGAAAGACAGGCTGGCTCCTATTAAAAAAGCAATGTACGGCAGATACCGCTCTTTGGCTATTATATAAACCCCCAGAAATATAAAAGTGTACAGCGGGAAAAAATACGGCGCCAGTGTTATTACAAAATTTGTCCTGTTTATCAGCACCCTTCCGCCGCTGGCGGATACTTCAAGTTTTTTTGCTTTTCCCCCAAAAAGAAAAGCCCAGAAAATATGCGTAAGTTCATGCGCCATAACGTGGATAAATACCGGTTTATAAAACACAATATGAATAATAAGATAAACCGCAAAACCTATAAAGAATCCCAATTCAATCCGTGAATTTATCGTCAGGTTTTTAAGAATATCCGTAAACGCAAGCGTAACCGGAAAACACAGGATTATGGAAATAACGGTCAGAGGGAATGCGATTATTCTGTTTTTCATTATTAAATTACTGTCACACTCCGCCGATGGCGGAAAGCCTTTGATTTATCTCTTCAAGCCTTTTTTTAGCCGTGCTGTTTTCCGCGTCAAGCAGAAGTATGGCTTCAAGTTTTTCCTTTGATTCCTTCAAAGAACCCCTGCCGTAAAGTTCCATTGCCTCCGAATAAATCTTCTTTACTTCATCTTCTATCACAGGTTTTAAATCTTTTATATACTTAAGGGCAAATTCACTGCTTGGGTCCATTTTAAGGATTTTCCGCGATAAAGACATGGCTTTTGAGAGGTCCCTTGCGCTATAAGCTTCTTCAACACTTTCATGCAATTCTTCAAGCCTTGATTTAAAGCAGTTCTTTATCCTTTCATGGTAATCTTTGGCTTTTTTGTCCAGGGGCCTTTTTTCAATAACTTTTTTAATTTCTTTTACAGCCCCAAGATAATCTTCAGCGGAGAGGCTTTCAATACAGAACTTAAAAGCTTCCGCCGCCACTTCGGATTCCACGTCATTCCCAAACTTTTCGCTTAAAAGTATTGATTTTACTTTTTCAAAATTCTCATTTATCTCTTTTGAATCAGGTTTCAGGTCAAGCGCCCGTTTAAGATAAAGCAGGCCTTCTATAGGATTACCCTTGTCATTTTCTTCCATCCCGCGCTTATATAACCCTTCCGTTTCCCGTTTAAGTTTAAGTTCGGCAGCCTTGTGCCGCGCGCCTGCGATATATGTCTTTGCCTGCATGTTATTCTGGTCAAGTTTAAACACTTCCTGCCATTTTTCAATTGCCGCTTCTATATTTCCTGTTTTATAAATTTCCACACCCTGTTCAAGAATACCCGGTATCTGCGCGGCGCGCCCCATGTTTTCTTCCGCGCTTTTTATGTACGATTTAAGCTGTACGTTTCCCGGGTCAAGCCCAAGGCCTTCCTGCCATTTTACTATGGCCCCCCTTATATTTCCTTTCTTATAAATAAGCATCCCTTCGTTAATTATAGTCCTTACATTTTCCTGATGCTGTTCGGAATTTAATCCCGCTTTTGCCGCTTTTAAATTTTCCGCCGCTTCTTTATTATCGGGAAATTTTAAAAGCAGTTTTTCAAATACCAAATGGGCCTCTCCGAATTTACCGGCATCTAAAAGCTGCTTTCCGCGTTTTAGTTCGGATGCCTGCTCTTTACCGCCCTGCTCCTTCATCATTGTATCAAGTATGGACTGCGCGGATGATTTGCTTGAAGTAATACCTTTCATGGCAAGGTCAAGTTCCTGCGGCGAAGTGGCGTTCTTTTTTGCTTCGTCTATCGTAATTAAACCCTGCTTGTACAGCCGTATAAGCGACTGGTCAAAAGTCTGAAGGCCGTCTTTTTCCCCGTCTTTAATCAGATCCTTGATAAGCCCAAATCTGCCCTCTTCAATAAGCCCCCTGATTGTCGGGGTCACTATCATAATTTCGGCGGCCGGAACACGCCCCACGCCGTCCGCTTTTGTAACAAGCCTTAAGGAAATTACGGCTTTAAGCGCTCCTGCAAGCTGCGACCTTACCTGCACCTGCTGTTCTTTGGGGAAAAAATCAAGCACTCTGTTTATTGTCTGTATCGTATCCATAGTATGAAGCGTGGAAAAAACCATATGCCCTGTCTCTGCGGCGGAAATGGCTGTACCCACCGTTACCATGTCCCTCATTTCGCCGATTAATATAACATCGGGATCCTGCCTTAAAACATAACGCAGCGCGTTTCCAAAAGAATCCGTATCAAGCCCGACTTCTCTCTGAGTTATACTGGAACGCTTATCCGTATGTACAAATTCTATGGGGTCTTCTATTGTAACAATGTGATGATAATAAGATTCATTTATGGCGTTAATCATGGCGGCAAGCGATGTGGATTTTCCGCTTCCTGTCGTACCGGTGACCAGCACAAGCCCCCTTGGATAAAGGGCTATCTCTTTTAGAACAGGAGGCATATTTAATTCTTCCAGTGTGGGAATTTTTATGGGAATTGCCCTCATTACAACTTCAAGTTTGCCCATCTGCCTGAAAGCATTTGCCCTGAATCTGGCCACACCTTCAAGATTGTACGCAAGGTCCATTTCATTGGTTTCTTCAAATTTTTTGCGGGTTTTTTCATCTGTCATTGTCTGAATTATTTCCCGCATATCAGCGGCTGATAGTATTTCCATTTCAAGGGGGGTAAGCCTGCCGTCAACCCTCATGATAGGCGGCCTGCCTTCTTTTAAATGAAGGTCAGACGAACGTTTTTGTATCATTAAATGGAGCAAGTCCCTTAGGTTCATCAGTAAAGCTCCCTTATTTTATTTAAAAGGTCATGCTTACGCCGAACCTGTGCGTGTTTTCAAGCATCACGTTCAGATAGTGCTGATAAGCATAGTCAACCGAAAAAGTTTCCATTTCCACGCTTGCTCCCGCGGCAATTATGTAAAAATCATTATTGGGATCAACCGTAATACCGCCCCTTATTGCCACTTTCTGCACCTGCATTGAGCGGTCCAGAATAAATCCATATTCAACAGCGCCGGAATACGCGCTTATTTCCGGCGAACCTTTGGAAGTCTCATCAGCTTTTATCTCGCCTGCAAGTAAAAAATCCGCGGTTATTCCATAATACGCGCCCAACCTTAAGGAGTACGGCACTTTTTCAGCCAGTCCGCTGCTCCATGTAAGCTGTGAAAGTATGTCTTTTGCGGTAAACGCCACCGCAAGATTTTCTTTAAAAGCGGCGTGTACGGAAACGTCCGCGGCAAAACCTGACGCGCTTACCGTTTTGCCGTCCACTTTTAAATCACTGTTATTGCCAAGATATTTAAGGTTAACACCTACAGAAACCTTGGGGTATTTATATTTTATCATTCCAAAATACTGGTTTACCTGCATCCCCCATGATAAAAGCGCTGTAAGCTCCGACCAGTCAAGTTCCGTATCGCCGGTGAACTCCGCTCCAAATTTAACCGAAGTGTAACTGATGCTTGCCCCCAGAGCTCCGTAACCGCCGGTGTCACCCTGCCCGTAAGCGGCAAAGAAGTTTGAAATATTGCCTTCGCCTATGCCCAGCATTGACGGCACATAAGTTAAGCTCATGCTTTTTTTCTTGTCCAGCATCGCAAGCGCCGCGGGATTCCACCACGAAGCATTGCCGTCCGACGCTATCGCGGTATAAGCGCCGGCAAGCCCTGTGGGCCTTGTCCCTGCCTGTGAATCAAGAAAAGCGCCGCCCAGAAAATCCGACTGCGCCGCAGACAAAACGCATCCAAACGCGGATAAGAATATGACAAATACAAAAAATACAATTTTCTTTTTCATCTATTTTTAACCTCTTCCCGGGTTATTTAATTACCGCTATAACCCTTGAAATATTCTCTTTACCCGATGTTTTTTCAATCTGCATTTTTATCACATAAACGCCGTTTTTCACGTACGCGCCGGAATCATTCTTGCCGTCCCACGCGTAATAATATTTCACTTCAGCGCCGTAAGGGTTAAGGTCATATCCCGTAAACAGCGCGGTATCTGATGAATTTTTGTATTCGCTTTTTCTTACAAGGGCTCCGTTTAAACTGTAAACTTCCGCTTTAATATTTTCAACCCCTGCAAGGGAATCCGCGTAATATATCTTTGAACTTTCCTTAACGGGATTGAAACCTTTTGTACTTGAAAACTTATAGGTAGCCAGCGGAACCGCCGGTGTGACATACATAAGGGCAAATACGTTGTTAGCCGTAATGGACGTGACAGAAAATTCAAAATAATGGTCTGTACCGTTGGTAATGGCATTACCGGGGTTTACCACCTGCGTCCAGACATTGCCGTCCCATCTCCAGACTGTTATATTTGTTTCGTCCATGCCGATTGCGGTCAGCGTATTGATTTCCGCAGTTGAAAAATGCAGCCTTACCACCGCGTTTGCCATCTGCTGATTTATTGTCAGCGGAAGCTGATGAGGAGAATTCAGCGCGAAACTTATGGGATTGCCCAATATTGTGTTTGAAGCGGGAGGCGCGGGCGCGGACACAATTGATACCGTAACAGCCGTCGGAGATACTACCGTACCGCTATTATCGGTTAAACCCGCGCTGGGCTGCTGTAAATCCGTTATTCTCATACAGGTGTCGCTTGTCTCTCCCTGCCCTGTAATATTAACGTATGTGACATTTGCCGTTGTTACATAAAAATTATACGAATAAGCGCCGGGATAATCGTTTTCCGATACCGCGGTGATATTAACGGTATAATTACCGTCTGCCAGGCTGACCGACGGGGTAAATGACATTATGTTGGTCCCCGAAACGTGCGATACAGAACCCTGGACATTATTGCCGTTTGCATCTTTAACCACTATCGTTGTGGCATCCCAGTCAACCAAAGATGTACCGCCGGAAAGTATTACCGCGCTGACTTTAGACACAACAAAATTAACCTGTGTTGATGTGGAATCGGACAACGCCAGCGTGGAACCGGTTGAAGACTGCACGGTCGCGCCGTTATTTGGCACGTATGGTATTGATGTGTCCGCCACTGTAAAACTGAATGTTTTTGCCTCACCTATATTATTTGCCGCATCCACCGGTATTACCATAAAAGAATACAGGCCGCCCATTGTTATAGGGTTATCCGGTTCATACTTTATGGTCCAGGAACCGTCATCATTAGAACCGCTCCACGTCACTTTACCGCTTACGCGCGTCCCATAAGGGTTATATAAAATAAAAGTTGAAAGGTTCTCCGGCCCCGCGCCCACGCCCGCGTCTGTAAGCATTATTCTTACGGGGTTCTGCGCCGTTATAGTATACGGCTGAACAATTTCATTCTGCGAAGGGTATTCCGAAGAAGCAATAATGACAGGCGGCGTATTGTCCGCGGAAGGCACAGTACCGTCGGCTTCCACCATAAAACTTGCGGTATCCTGTAAAGAGGCAAGCCCATAGCCCCTTTCATCCGAAATCTGGCCTACCGTATCATCAAAGAAATAACTTGGAAAAGCATGGAATTCATAATATTTATACAGCGCGGTTGTGGTACCGCCCATGCCGTCGCTGCATATAACACTTTCTTCCACCACTTCGGAATCGGGCTTTAACCCAAGCGACTTTCCGACAAGAATGCCCTTGGCGCTGAAAGAATATATGCCGGATTCAACAACATCATTAAACACATAGATATTTGTAGTGCCCGTAAATCTTCCGCCGCCCTGATAAGTAAGCGGGCTTATAAAAGCAGCATCCCAGTCATTGCCATTTATAGCATCTCCCCTTGCATAAACAGTGCCTTCAGGATACCCGCATGGATTTCCAGGAAGATAGGAAAAACCAAAGCCCGTCATCGGAAGGCCGTCGCCAAGATTCGGAAAACTTGTATTTACATAAACAGGGTCTGTGTCAATCAGTTCATTTTTATCAGCGGAGTACTTTACTATCATATTCCCCGCGCTGTCATAAAGGCGCGTATCAAGGTATACATACGGGTAATTCCTGTAATCGTGATCAACCCCGGCAACTTCCGGATAATTAAATCCAAGGTTCTGCAGATTGGCAGGCGTTGCATTTGTAAGTTCATGATTAACCACAATAATTGCCGCCACCTGCGGTTCAGCAGGGTTGGAATAATGTGAATCAATGGAATAAATTGTGGTTTCAAGCTCCACAGTGGTAAGTTTCAGCGCGGCCGCTTTTGTAATTGTGGTGTTACCCGCATAGTCTGTAAGCAGGAACGAATATGAAAAATCACCGTCCGCCTGCAGTGTGCCCGTATTACTTTTACCGTCCCACAAAATAGGCGCGTTATATCCGGAAACACCGTCAAGGACCATAGTTTTAACCGTAACGCTGTTATAATAAATATTAAAGTTAACCGTGCTTTTTTCGTTAAGGTAATAAAAAAGCTGAAACAGCCCGGTGTTTGGATTATACGGGTTCGGATGCGCGTCAGGAATGCTGATTGAAGGCCTTATAGAATCAAGCCATATATTTCTTGGCGCGGTAAACGGGTCATTGCCCGCTTTGGTAAAGTTCTTATTAAAATGCCCTTTAACATTTGCTCCGGACAGGTCAAAATTATAAGCCTCTGTAACAGTAAATATGCAGTTATAAATACCGTTATTAAGAACAGCGTCATTATGAAGCGCCAGGTTGCCGTCGTCAAATAAAGCTATACCCACAGCAGACTGCGCTATGTCTACTGACGCGTTTCCGCCGGTTACCGGCACGCCTGTTGCCGCGGTGAAAACAGCGTACTCCAGAGACATATAATCATTTGATAAAGTGCCGGCCTGAATATTACCCGCATTAAGCCTTAAAGTATTCTGCGATGAATTATTGGGGTTCGGTGAATAACCTGTCACCCTCCACGTGCGCGTTCCGTCATACACATAAAAAGGATTGGCAACCGTAGGCCCGGAAACAGGCAATGCCGCCGAATACACATAGATATCCGTTGCCGTCACGGAAACAGCGGATAATGACGCGTATGTCTGCGTTGTATCTATTACCATCATCTGAAATTTAACATCACTTCCTATCCTGCCATAATTTCCGGCAGTCGGGGAAACGGTAAAATCAAGGGATGAAATCACATATGCGGCTTTGATATTGGCGGGAATAACAGCTAAACATACAAATAGAGATACTAAAAAAAATAACCTTTTTGAGATATTTTGCAAAGTATCCTCCTAAACCTGAAAATGCGTTCTTAATAATATATAATATCACATTCTTTTGTGTTGTCAACTTCATATAAAGTATTATTTTTAAGCCCTTGTTAATTTTTTGATTTAACCATTTCTTTTTTCGCCTTTATTTATTAATGCTATGCGGTTAAAATAAAAAAAGGCGGCAGGTGATTAACACCCGCCGCCTTTATAATTCAGCTTTCTTTAAAAATAGTACCTTATAATCAGCGAATTAACCGCCGCGCCTTCAGCAAGACCAAAATAAAATTCATTTTCAACATCCGTATGTTCATCGCCGGGTATTGTTATCTTGTTTTCCGTCCTTGTCATTCCCGCTGTCATACCCACAGCGCTTGCAATACTTAAATTTTTGCTTAGCGGGGTAAGAAACACTTCAAATTCAACTCCCGCGTTTATTCCAAAACTTATACCTGTGGAAGTAAGCCACGTATCTGAATAAGCGGTCAATCCAAATCCCGCGCCGCCGACAAAATACCCGTAAACATCCGCCGCGTTAAATACAGGCAGCGCCACCCCTCCGCCTAATGATACAGTCGTGGCGTCCCTGTAAGAAAGCCCGGCATAAGCATCTATGGCAAAATTATCGCCCTGCCAGAAACGCATTATCGCCTTGCTTTTGAATACGTCAATTCCCAGCGCGATTTTATCGGTGTACGGCATTTTCTCTTCGGCAAAAACAGATAAAGCAGACAACATTAAAGCAGTTACAAAAACCAATACTTTTTTCATACTTGTTTCCCCTCCGCCATTTTTTCCGCGAACTTTAAAAGCAGCCTTAAACCAAAACCGGATGCCCCTTCAGGCGCGTATGTTTTTCCTTCCATATTATATGCCGTTCCCGCAATATCAAGGTGTGCCCACTTAACGCCTTCCGCAAACTCCTTTAAAAACATCCCTGCCGTTATCGCTCCCGCCCTTTTGCCTCCGGTATTTTTAATATCAGCTGTCTTGCTTTTAATCATCTCCCTGTACTCTTCCCAAAGCGGAAATTCCCACAAACGCTCGCCTGTTATTTCCCCGCACTCTCTTAACAGCGCGATTGTATCAGGGTCATTTCCCATAACACCCGCCGCGTTACTTGCAAGAGCGGCAGAACAAGCTCCGGTCAAAGTGGCAATATCCACCATTACTTCCGGAGAGTATTTTTTTATGGCATATGTCATCGTATC includes:
- a CDS encoding M50 family metallopeptidase, with the translated sequence MKNRIIAFPLTVISIILCFPVTLAFTDILKNLTINSRIELGFFIGFAVYLIIHIVFYKPVFIHVMAHELTHIFWAFLFGGKAKKLEVSASGGRVLINRTNFVITLAPYFFPLYTFIFLGVYIIAKERYLPYIAFLIGASLSFHIALTLYSMKTAQSDFHEDSNIFFSLSFVYLMNIFVIALIFSLLSEKVNYLEFLKDIPGKFAYMYKAAARFFAAFAG
- a CDS encoding T9SS type A sorting domain-containing protein gives rise to the protein MVKTTRRLISLILILSFPFLIYSSVTSVNVHNYGYAGKYLQATSVKNPVFHMTINADAQGDTLTYFGVENYKDSWYIGSAVEPDSIASNSVKLWYMPVDASEFDPDSAVLVGTLLSDLTQTSGNNNWWYGSFNFVVSDNSGLWVTVDISSSPGQGTVEFQGESIAFNSGVSDINSLPVSPPVMLITQTTPAETLEITHEAGSMQPSVSTGQENIIPFSFKLYNASGPNSAPIVAAGLTLTVQTFSPLGVTLAPSTIIQSIKLQDKNSGTVYGSVSGLSIPSSASPVEIPLSLLNIPAETTITANVVISAVSSTLTAGTNFIISLNEPSSFLAYDFYTLKNVTVAASASDSTGFPMHSNFATLQKNCGEITASFTDIIPLTINEGQVNVPLVKIILNNPGNSLTASGQVYNLKLQVADNSGAPIVPSSLFSKISVTDLSGTIIYGIKDSTIESSGNIINIPLINAIGIPSASSATVTVRANISSSTAADDFKIIITAGTDILARDINSFSPASVTSVTSVYTSPSALLSSSLKAGAEALMPKTIYAGQTGVQIMRVSLSSPLSFGEGNTIMAYGITLTARDINGSPVIADSFLSVIRTSVYSPSVSDSAQITAPSSDTIYIPFSSPLPLTSSAITTITITGDIKTNAAAGNINFVLNASGIGVYQFSDPSKPVAVSAVTGQSFPMNSGTGTIAGTAEKLSFSTYPNPFRPGTKALLSFYLNSDSTVTIKIYDLAGRVVRTIMENNILPAGARETDFWDGKDNNGKMVLAGTYLAKIEAVSGGKTRTETKKITLIK
- a CDS encoding PilT/PilU family type 4a pilus ATPase, with translation MMNLRDLLHLMIQKRSSDLHLKEGRPPIMRVDGRLTPLEMEILSAADMREIIQTMTDEKTRKKFEETNEMDLAYNLEGVARFRANAFRQMGKLEVVMRAIPIKIPTLEELNMPPVLKEIALYPRGLVLVTGTTGSGKSTSLAAMINAINESYYHHIVTIEDPIEFVHTDKRSSITQREVGLDTDSFGNALRYVLRQDPDVILIGEMRDMVTVGTAISAAETGHMVFSTLHTMDTIQTINRVLDFFPKEQQVQVRSQLAGALKAVISLRLVTKADGVGRVPAAEIMIVTPTIRGLIEEGRFGLIKDLIKDGEKDGLQTFDQSLIRLYKQGLITIDEAKKNATSPQELDLAMKGITSSKSSAQSILDTMMKEQGGKEQASELKRGKQLLDAGKFGEAHLVFEKLLLKFPDNKEAAENLKAAKAGLNSEQHQENVRTIINEGMLIYKKGNIRGAIVKWQEGLGLDPGNVQLKSYIKSAEENMGRAAQIPGILEQGVEIYKTGNIEAAIEKWQEVFKLDQNNMQAKTYIAGARHKAAELKLKRETEGLYKRGMEENDKGNPIEGLLYLKRALDLKPDSKEINENFEKVKSILLSEKFGNDVESEVAAEAFKFCIESLSAEDYLGAVKEIKKVIEKRPLDKKAKDYHERIKNCFKSRLEELHESVEEAYSARDLSKAMSLSRKILKMDPSSEFALKYIKDLKPVIEDEVKKIYSEAMELYGRGSLKESKEKLEAILLLDAENSTAKKRLEEINQRLSAIGGV